From Caretta caretta isolate rCarCar2 chromosome 9, rCarCar1.hap1, whole genome shotgun sequence, one genomic window encodes:
- the LOC125642474 gene encoding TLR adapter interacting with SLC15A4 on the lysosome — protein MLAEGILTGIIYKERKQNIDKPHKCHINRKDEREPWKDHLIDTPAIKDFASESEKQNEIIAKGSKIENNKDLQWTSKEELPAKEHSAHVKGTISAALHIPGREKNHEIQLDLYRSWSCHSIYQNYPDLHIGGDHVGGYMQDSGCIMDHISDELVDGPVLLSGDILLGHSPQNEPLEKTATKSLNGDEGGERSMTLHKQPLSNSVLNNYMDTKVQELYKQFFEENLTRCGSVTNLLTSSLIMNNLNQINLQISQEQTIEKSKAREVLLQSLALFSFHNAASGNSSEFSTPNLQFSNSLSKRKSSRIQFTS, from the coding sequence ATGTTGGCAGAAGGCATCCTAACTGGAATCAtatacaaagaaagaaaacagaacataGATAAACCCCACAAATGTCACATAAACAGAAAAGATGAAAGGGAACCCTGGAAAGATCACCTTATAGATACACCAGCAATTAAAGATTTTGCTTCAGAATCTGAGAAGCAGAATGAGATCATTGCAAAAGGTAGCAAAATAGAAAACAATAAAGATCTTCAGTGGACATCTAAAGAAGAGCTACCTGCAAAAGAACATAGTGCTCATGTTAAAGGAACCATATCTGCAGCTTTACATATaccaggaagagaaaaaaatcatgaaatccaGCTGGATTTGTATAGATCTTGGTCATGCCACAGTATTTATCAAAACTATCCTGACTTACATATTGGAGGAGACCATGTAGGAGGCTATATGCAGGATTCAGGTTGCATTATGGACCACATAAGTGATGAACTTGTTGATGGCCCTGTTTTACTGTCAGGAGATATTCTATTGGGTCATTCCCCTCAAAATGAGCCTCTTGAAAAAACAGCTACAAAGTCCTTGAATGGTGATGAAGGTGGAGAAAGGAGTATGACACTCCACAAGCAGCCTCTTTCGAATTCCGTGCTGAACAATTACATGGATACAAAGGTGCAAGAGCTCTATAAACAGTTTTTTGAAGAGAACCTGACCAGGTGTGGTTCTGTAACAAACCTTCTGACTTCCAGTTTGATCATGAATAACCTAAATCAGATAAACCTTCAGATCTCCCAAGAACAGACTATAGAAAAATCTAAAGCTAGAGAAGTGCTCTTACAGTCTCTAGCTTTGTTTAGTTTCCACAATGCTGCCAGTGGAAACAGCTCTGAATTTAGCACTCCAAATTTACAGTTCTCAAACtcactaagcaagagaaagagctCCCGGATACAGTTTACATCATGA